A genome region from Taeniopygia guttata chromosome 18, bTaeGut7.mat, whole genome shotgun sequence includes the following:
- the P4HB gene encoding protein disulfide-isomerase, whose product MAAVRALLPLLCLALLLPAGAATEEEEDGVLVLRANSFEQALAEHRYLLVEFYAPWCGHCKALAPEYAKAAAKLKAEGSEIRLAKVDATEESDLAQQFGVRGYPTIKFFKNGDKAAPKEYTAGREADDIVSWLRKRTGPAAATLTDVADAEALVDSSEVVVIGFFKDLASEAAKEFLLAAETVDDIPFGISSSADVFSKYQISKDSVILFKKFDEGQNNFEGDFKKDNLLNFIKSNSLPLVIEFTEQTAPKIFGGEIKTHILLFLPKSVSDYQGKLDNFKNAAGNFKGKILFIFIDSDHSDNQRILEFFGLKKEECPAVRLITLEEEMTKYKPESDELTADKIKEFCNKFLAGKIKPHLMSQDLPEDWDKQPVKVLVGKNFEEVAFDENKNVFVEFYAPWCGHCKQLAPIWDKLGETYRDHENIVIAKMDSTANEVEAVKIHSFPTLKFFPAGSGRNVIDYNGERTLEGFKKFLESGGQDGAAADDDLEDLEMDEETELEEGDEDEQKLQKDEL is encoded by the exons ATGGCGGCGGTGCGCGCTCTGCTCCCGCTGCTCTGcttggccctgctgctgcccgcCGGCGCCGCcacggaggaggaggaggatggtgTCCTGGTGCTGCGCGCCAACTCCTTCGAGCAGGCGCTGGCCGAGCACCGATACCTGCTCGTCGAGTTCT ACGCCCCGTGGTGCGGGCACTGCAAAGCGCTGGCGCCCGAGTACGCGAAGGCGGCGGCGAAGCTGAAGGCGGAGGGCTCGGAAATCCGGCTGGCCAAGGTGGACGCCACAGAGGAGTCGGACCTGGCGCAGCAATTCGGCGTACGCGGGTATCCCACCATCAAGTTCTTCAAGAACGGCGACAAAGCTGCGCCCAAGGAGTACACGG CTGGCAGGGAAGCGGATGACATCGTCAGCTGGCTGAGGAAGCGCACgggcccagctgctgccaccctgaCTGATGTGGCTGATGCAGAGGCACTGGTGGACTCCAGTGAAGTGGTGGTGATTGGTTTCTTCAAG GATTTGGCATCAGAGGCAGCAAAGGagttcctgctggcagcagaaaCTGTGGATGATATTCCTTTTGGGATTTCCTCCAGTGCTGATGTCTTCTCCAAGTACCAGATTAGTAAGGACAGTGTGATCCTCTTCAAGAAG TTTGATGAAGGCCAGAACAACTTTGAAGGGGATTTCAAAAAAGATAATCTGCTGAACTTCATCAAGTCTAATTCATTGCCTCTGGTCATAGAGTTCACTGAACAG ACTGCTCCTAAAATATTTGGAGGAGAAATCAAGACTCATATTCTGCTTTTCCTACCAAAAAGTGTGTCTGACTATCAAGGGAAGCTGGACAACTTCAAGAATGCAGCTGGGAACTTCAAAGGGAAG aTCCTGTTCATCTTCATAGACAGTGACCACAGTGACAACCAGAGGATTTTGGAGTTCTTTGGCCTAAAGAAGGAAGAGTGTCCAGCTGTACGTCTTATCACCCTGGAGGAAGAAATGACCAAATACAAACCTGAATCTGATGAGCTCACGGCAGACAAGATCAAAGAGTTCTGTAACAAATTCCTGGCAGGCAAGATCAAG CCCCACCTAATGAGTCAGGATCTTCCTGAAGACTGGGACAAGCAGCCTGTCAAAGTTCTGGTTGGGAAGAACTTTGAAGAAGTTGCTTTTGATGAGAATAAGAATGTCTTTGTGGAGTTCT ATGCCCCATGGTGTGGTCACTGCAAGCAGCTGGCCCCAATCTGGGACAAGCTGGGAGAAACCTACAGGGACCATGAGAACATTGTCATTGCCAAGATGGACTCGACAGCTAATGAAGTGGAGGCAGTGAAAATCCACAGCTTCCCCACACTCAAGTTCTTCCCTGCAGGCTCTGGCAGAAAT GTAATTGACTATAATGGGGAGAGGACACTAGAAGGCTTCAAAAAATTCCTGGAGAGCGGAGGTCaggatggggcagcagctgatGAT GATCTGGAGGACCTGGAGATGGATGAAGAAACTGAACTTGAGGAAGGTGATGAGGATGAGCAGAAACTCCAAAAGGATGAATTGTAA